In Acidimicrobiia bacterium, the DNA window GGCAAGGACCGCCCCGTCATGGAGAAGGCGGCGGCAACGCTTGCCGGGTTCGGCATTGACAACACGATGGCGGTGATGTCAGCCCACAAGACACCCGACGTTGCATTGTCTTTCGCTGAAAATGCGGCGAAAGACGGGTACTCGGTCATTATCGCCGGCGCAGGAAAGGCAGCTCATCTGGCGGGTGTCATGGCCGCCAAGTCGCTACTCCCGGTAATCGGGGTTCCCCTGTCAGCATC includes these proteins:
- the purE gene encoding 5-(carboxyamino)imidazole ribonucleotide mutase, producing MSKVAIVMGSGKDRPVMEKAAATLAGFGIDNTMAVMSAHKTPDVALSFAENAAKDGYSVIIAGAGKAAHLAGVMAAKSLLPVIGVPLSASLDGMDALLSTVQMPTGIPVATVAIDGATNAALLAVAILAIGNEALTRKLADYRTELAEITLKG